The Verrucomicrobium spinosum DSM 4136 = JCM 18804 genome includes a region encoding these proteins:
- a CDS encoding metal ABC transporter permease, giving the protein MSTFADFISEAPAKRALLACAMIGFSNGFASAFVVLRKSALKVGTLSHGLLPGIALAVLFFGLSQWSALAGAVFAAMFIGLGSLFVARTSRLDQDTALGILYTAGFAAGYIVLTRLNIRQKLDEWLFGSIVGMADSDLWIAFGISVLAVLMLTAMQRPLLIFLFEPNVAASLGVPVRFLNYATFGIVILVLISSLQAVGCILSVGLLVAPAATVYLFSNSARALFLGGGIIGMLGSVTAFFLSYPLGWHISSTIVLVLGVIFALAYISSPRYGLFSKRKQGA; this is encoded by the coding sequence GTGAGTACATTCGCCGATTTTATCTCCGAAGCCCCCGCCAAGCGGGCCCTGCTGGCGTGCGCCATGATTGGGTTTTCCAATGGCTTTGCCAGTGCCTTCGTGGTACTGCGCAAGAGCGCACTGAAGGTGGGCACACTGTCGCACGGGCTGCTGCCGGGCATCGCACTGGCTGTGTTGTTCTTTGGGTTGAGCCAGTGGAGCGCGCTGGCAGGAGCCGTTTTTGCCGCCATGTTCATCGGGCTCGGCTCGCTGTTTGTGGCTCGAACCTCACGCCTGGACCAGGACACTGCCCTGGGCATCCTCTACACGGCAGGCTTTGCCGCAGGTTACATCGTGCTCACCCGCCTGAATATCCGCCAGAAACTGGATGAGTGGCTCTTCGGGAGCATCGTGGGCATGGCGGACTCGGATCTCTGGATTGCCTTCGGCATCAGTGTGCTGGCTGTGCTCATGCTCACGGCCATGCAGCGCCCGCTGCTGATCTTCCTGTTTGAGCCCAACGTCGCAGCCAGCCTGGGCGTGCCCGTTCGTTTCCTGAACTACGCCACCTTCGGGATTGTGATCCTCGTTCTCATCTCCTCCCTGCAGGCTGTAGGTTGCATCCTGAGCGTCGGCCTGCTGGTGGCCCCGGCCGCTACCGTTTATCTGTTTTCCAACTCCGCCCGGGCCTTGTTCCTCGGGGGCGGCATCATCGGCATGCTCGGTTCGGTCACTGCATTCTTCCTGAGCTATCCCCTGGGCTGGCACATCAGCTCCACCATCGTGCTGGTGCTGGGCGTCATCTTTGCCCTCGCCTATATCTCCAGCCCGCGCTACGGCTTGTTCAGCAAGCGCAAGCAAGGGGCATAG
- the vccB gene encoding Verru_Chthon cassette protein B translates to MKSTPPYYGRGRGPAGFTLAEVAISVGIATICLLTLLGLVPFGLDTLRSSANRQAEARMIQAIVSDYQTATWIKQDGGGARSVILADKTFYFDQTGTPVASVTDPARMYAVQATVDKTEPKLTGDSLTNPYLRRLNLRFTGDRDPDKAFLEDSGRYTERPTWVVNVEQTGPMTKTK, encoded by the coding sequence ATGAAATCAACCCCTCCATACTATGGCCGCGGCCGGGGGCCAGCGGGCTTCACGCTGGCAGAGGTGGCCATCTCTGTGGGCATCGCCACCATCTGCCTGCTCACTCTGCTCGGGCTGGTGCCGTTTGGCCTGGACACATTGCGCAGCTCCGCAAACCGGCAGGCGGAGGCCCGGATGATCCAGGCCATCGTTTCAGACTACCAGACGGCCACCTGGATCAAACAGGACGGGGGAGGGGCAAGATCCGTCATTCTGGCGGACAAAACCTTCTACTTTGACCAGACCGGAACGCCGGTTGCGAGCGTCACCGACCCCGCACGCATGTACGCGGTGCAGGCTACTGTGGACAAGACGGAACCCAAGCTCACCGGCGATTCGCTGACCAATCCCTATCTGCGCCGGCTGAACTTGCGGTTCACCGGTGATCGTGATCCGGACAAGGCGTTCTTGGAGGACTCTGGGCGCTACACCGAGCGTCCTACGTGGGTGGTGAATGTGGAGCAGACCGGCCCCATGACGAAGACAAAGTGA
- a CDS encoding type III secretion system chaperone, with the protein MIDDSATTTLIYFQQLLTEFGLPVDAGELSASITVDDRLTLQITTLDDGQMTLTTPLAGEEKELTPAFARRLLEANFLRRGTREAVLGLAEGKPVLLRTLKPGQFTYPEFRQVVEDFVNTADTWSAANAASDMPSANPPAHDTAHYLCA; encoded by the coding sequence ATGATCGACGACTCTGCCACTACGACGCTCATCTACTTCCAGCAGTTGCTGACAGAGTTTGGCCTCCCCGTTGACGCTGGCGAACTGAGTGCCTCCATCACCGTCGATGACAGGCTCACCCTCCAGATCACGACATTGGACGACGGCCAGATGACGCTGACCACCCCTCTGGCGGGAGAGGAGAAAGAGCTTACCCCAGCCTTTGCCCGTCGGCTTCTGGAGGCAAATTTCCTACGCCGCGGCACCCGGGAAGCGGTGTTGGGCCTGGCCGAAGGCAAGCCTGTCCTGCTGCGCACCCTCAAGCCAGGACAGTTCACCTACCCGGAGTTCCGCCAGGTGGTGGAGGATTTTGTGAATACGGCAGACACGTGGTCTGCGGCAAATGCTGCTTCTGACATGCCGTCAGCAAATCCCCCTGCGCACGACACGGCGCACTATCTCTGCGCCTGA
- a CDS encoding PAAR repeat-containing protein: MNVGAPRTGYGTTQGASPDQRMQDIQTHIGNRSVGGRFVSWLKNKDGITPKEQRYMNSFQKALTDKLGSREAVNVLFKELQLSPDRPLSVRKMQVAMDTADQMVADRDSYTAARDKQVATKLANDQKTAAAVAAAKAKAAKEGRGYVPLVAKVNTSDTPDKALSPSAAALRSSISTKLSGTPDENLKASRAIINSLGLKDNEEVTDAHIATANKLAQRYEESRGSALYNDMGDKTFAKYFEAAFTNIVANGWDNRADLLSTDELVALNAYTQIDYATINKQLRDGDPSPLTQTITNLCLQGLGKLPPYDGPVSRGTDLPWDKDQNCVRGGTMTDKGFTSTSATKSFEGSHQFSITSPGGRDVSFLSKYPEEVEVLYPPNHQFQIVSRIGTVDYGGSTDPSGKTVNPGVTQASIILK; this comes from the coding sequence ATGAACGTCGGCGCTCCCCGTACCGGATACGGCACCACCCAAGGTGCCTCCCCTGATCAACGCATGCAGGATATCCAGACTCACATTGGGAATCGCAGCGTAGGCGGTCGGTTTGTCTCCTGGCTGAAGAACAAGGACGGGATCACGCCCAAGGAGCAGCGTTACATGAATAGCTTCCAAAAAGCCCTAACAGACAAGTTGGGCAGCCGGGAAGCGGTCAACGTGCTTTTCAAGGAACTGCAGCTCTCTCCAGACAGACCTCTAAGTGTCCGCAAGATGCAGGTCGCCATGGATACCGCAGACCAGATGGTCGCGGATCGGGACAGTTACACAGCGGCCCGTGACAAACAGGTGGCCACCAAACTCGCCAATGATCAGAAAACAGCTGCCGCAGTAGCGGCGGCCAAAGCCAAGGCGGCAAAAGAAGGACGGGGGTACGTGCCCCTCGTTGCCAAGGTCAACACCAGTGACACGCCAGACAAGGCACTCAGCCCGTCGGCAGCGGCGTTGCGGAGCTCCATTAGCACCAAGTTGAGCGGCACCCCGGACGAGAACTTAAAGGCATCCAGAGCCATCATCAACTCCCTCGGCCTGAAGGACAATGAAGAAGTCACCGACGCCCACATTGCCACTGCCAACAAACTCGCCCAAAGGTACGAGGAAAGTCGGGGCTCGGCTTTGTACAATGACATGGGAGACAAGACGTTTGCGAAGTACTTTGAGGCCGCCTTCACAAACATTGTCGCCAATGGCTGGGACAACCGTGCGGATCTGCTTTCCACCGATGAACTCGTCGCCCTGAACGCCTACACTCAGATCGACTACGCAACCATCAACAAGCAGCTTCGGGATGGCGACCCATCCCCCCTGACCCAGACCATCACAAATCTGTGCCTTCAAGGCCTGGGCAAGCTGCCTCCCTACGATGGCCCCGTTTCAAGAGGCACCGACCTGCCCTGGGACAAAGATCAAAACTGTGTCCGCGGCGGCACCATGACGGACAAGGGCTTCACCAGCACCTCTGCCACAAAGTCGTTCGAGGGCAGTCACCAGTTTTCCATCACCAGCCCCGGCGGGCGGGACGTCAGCTTTCTCTCCAAGTACCCTGAAGAGGTGGAAGTGCTCTATCCGCCCAACCACCAGTTCCAGATCGTGTCCCGCATTGGAACGGTTGACTACGGAGGCTCGACCGACCCGTCCGGCAAGACGGTCAACCCCGGGGTCACCCAGGCATCGATCATCCTCAAGTAA
- the vccD gene encoding Verru_Chthon cassette protein D, producing MNEKLLLHRIRLRRQAFTLVELLVVIAVMALLMALAGLTVPASMATQQLGGMARQLAADLEHAALLAQKESVPVEVRFYRYQEKEGLGGEEYRGYQIAKITGWASDGKPKLHFTTEAQKLTGGVIMMRDPQYSTLLSKIPVKSGPEDADLGMAYEYVSYLIRPDGRTNLPRDAKTVFTLVREMPEGSPKDLPADYRSVVLDPVTGSVVLY from the coding sequence ATGAACGAAAAACTCTTGTTGCATCGAATCAGGCTGCGCCGGCAGGCGTTCACCCTGGTGGAGCTGTTGGTGGTGATTGCGGTGATGGCGCTGCTCATGGCCTTGGCGGGGCTGACCGTGCCTGCCTCCATGGCGACCCAACAACTGGGCGGCATGGCCAGACAGCTGGCGGCGGACCTGGAGCATGCGGCGCTGCTGGCGCAAAAAGAGAGCGTGCCTGTGGAGGTGAGGTTCTACCGCTATCAGGAGAAGGAAGGGCTCGGTGGGGAGGAGTACCGTGGCTATCAGATTGCCAAGATCACGGGATGGGCTTCTGATGGGAAACCCAAGCTGCACTTTACGACTGAGGCGCAGAAGCTGACGGGCGGTGTGATCATGATGAGGGATCCGCAGTACAGCACCCTTTTGAGCAAGATACCCGTGAAGAGCGGGCCTGAGGATGCGGATCTGGGCATGGCGTATGAGTACGTGTCCTACCTGATCCGGCCAGATGGTCGCACCAACCTGCCTCGCGATGCCAAGACGGTGTTCACTCTGGTGAGAGAGATGCCGGAAGGCTCGCCCAAGGATCTCCCGGCAGACTACCGGTCTGTCGTGCTGGATCCCGTCACTGGCTCGGTGGTGCTTTATTAG
- the vccC gene encoding Verru_Chthon cassette protein C, translating into MKNFLKPLRRGFTLVELLLSMSVLAIIMVLMADVVVRTQNTMSQATAHVGEFQEARAALDAVSSSLSQAVMDASWSYKRNASGVATGYERVSDHHFILGPAGDLVGAGAESGQAMFFQAPLGFAGSFTDAPGSGAPAVAGTERLHTLVNAWGFYIKYDTDLIHRPGFLTDETAKKLYPERKRFRLMQYSQPAEKSILYSKTFALNRKTAKAQALQWYQADLAANSRPVAENILAMVLVPYSANVTVTNSTEGYSDVKVEPDPLYAYDSRDFQWNGSNAISSSRRHQLPPKVVVTLFASEEKSYDKYVANSGDDEDAAAQKVRDVFKGRFTKYTDYEKDMTEVEKALGGLGLHFKALSVTVTLRSGKWITEVAP; encoded by the coding sequence ATGAAGAATTTCCTGAAACCATTGCGACGCGGCTTCACGCTGGTGGAGCTGCTGCTTTCGATGAGCGTGCTGGCCATCATCATGGTGCTGATGGCGGATGTCGTGGTCCGCACGCAGAACACCATGAGCCAGGCCACGGCGCATGTGGGTGAGTTTCAAGAGGCCCGGGCCGCGCTGGACGCGGTGAGCAGTTCCCTCTCCCAGGCGGTGATGGATGCAAGCTGGAGCTATAAAAGGAATGCCAGCGGCGTCGCCACCGGGTACGAGCGGGTGTCGGATCATCACTTCATCCTCGGCCCGGCCGGCGATCTGGTGGGGGCGGGGGCGGAGTCTGGCCAGGCGATGTTCTTCCAGGCACCGCTGGGTTTTGCGGGTTCGTTCACGGACGCCCCGGGTTCCGGGGCGCCCGCTGTGGCAGGAACAGAACGGCTGCACACACTGGTGAATGCCTGGGGTTTCTACATAAAATACGACACAGATCTCATTCACCGTCCGGGCTTCCTGACGGATGAGACGGCCAAGAAGCTCTATCCGGAGCGCAAGCGCTTCCGCCTCATGCAGTATTCCCAACCTGCGGAGAAAAGCATTCTTTACAGCAAGACGTTTGCCCTGAACCGCAAGACAGCCAAGGCGCAGGCGCTGCAATGGTACCAGGCGGATCTGGCTGCCAATTCCCGCCCGGTGGCCGAAAACATTCTGGCCATGGTCCTGGTCCCTTACTCCGCAAACGTCACTGTGACCAACAGCACTGAAGGCTATTCCGATGTGAAAGTGGAGCCTGATCCCCTCTACGCCTACGACAGCCGCGACTTCCAGTGGAACGGCAGCAATGCGATCAGCAGTTCCCGGCGTCATCAACTGCCCCCCAAGGTGGTGGTCACGCTCTTCGCCTCTGAGGAGAAGTCATACGACAAATATGTGGCGAACTCAGGCGATGATGAGGACGCCGCCGCCCAGAAGGTTCGCGATGTCTTCAAGGGACGGTTCACCAAATACACCGACTACGAAAAAGACATGACAGAGGTGGAGAAGGCGCTGGGCGGACTGGGGCTGCATTTCAAGGCCTTGAGCGTCACGGTCACCCTGCGCAGCGGCAAGTGGATCACGGAGGTGGCACCATGA
- a CDS encoding metal ABC transporter ATP-binding protein: MHATHDPKHDHEHTHAQGHDHSHTHEHVCWGHSTHSPVHHRLEISNLKVSYREVLALEGINFATECGRSLALVGPNGAGKSTLLKSLAGLLKADSGRILWRGSPLVSSSHELAYLPQRGDVDWNFPITVRGLVEMGRYPNLGWWKKYSTHDEEIVERALSAMDLKELEKRQISALSGGQQQRAFIARALAQEAHVLLLDEPFTGLDRPAQETLVRLFKELTREGRLLIASHHDLKSVPDIFDEVLVIKRKQFAFGPVKDVFSEKLIEETYNS; encoded by the coding sequence ATGCACGCCACTCACGACCCCAAACACGACCACGAGCACACACATGCTCAGGGTCATGATCACAGCCACACCCACGAGCATGTGTGCTGGGGCCATAGCACGCACAGTCCCGTGCATCATCGACTGGAGATCTCCAATCTCAAGGTGAGCTACCGCGAGGTGCTCGCGCTGGAGGGCATCAACTTCGCCACAGAGTGCGGTCGCAGCCTGGCACTTGTGGGCCCGAACGGTGCCGGCAAGAGCACCCTGCTAAAGTCCCTGGCCGGCCTGCTCAAGGCTGACTCGGGCCGCATCCTCTGGCGCGGCAGCCCTCTCGTGAGCAGCAGCCATGAGCTGGCCTATCTGCCTCAGCGCGGTGATGTGGACTGGAACTTCCCTATCACCGTCCGCGGTCTGGTAGAGATGGGGCGCTACCCTAATCTTGGCTGGTGGAAGAAGTACTCCACCCATGATGAGGAGATCGTGGAGCGGGCCCTTTCCGCCATGGACCTGAAAGAGCTGGAGAAACGCCAGATCAGCGCCCTGAGCGGCGGGCAGCAGCAACGCGCTTTCATCGCCCGTGCGCTTGCCCAGGAGGCCCACGTCCTCCTGCTCGACGAGCCCTTCACCGGTCTTGACCGCCCCGCCCAGGAAACGCTCGTCCGCCTCTTCAAAGAACTCACTCGCGAAGGAAGGCTCCTCATTGCCAGCCACCACGATCTCAAATCCGTGCCCGACATCTTTGACGAGGTGCTGGTCATTAAGCGGAAACAATTCGCCTTCGGTCCCGTGAAGGACGTCTTCTCAGAGAAGCTCATCGAGGAGACCTACAACAGCTGA
- a CDS encoding dienelactone hydrolase family protein, protein MERKIASEFDQELLDLYDDFAHSRIDRRAFMDRASKFAVGGITAAALLEALSPKYVFAAQVAKDDPRITSSDEEYASPKGAGKMRGLLVKPAKATGKVPGIVVVHENRGLNPYIEDVARRLGAAGFIAFAPDALFPMGGYPGDDEKGKEMQAKRDGKEMVEDFIAAAEWLQKNPATDGKIGVVGFCFGGLISNTLAYRIPDVIKAAVPFYGRQPAAEEVPKIKAPLLLHYAELDTRVNEGWPAYEEALKKAGVTYTAHIYPKANHGFHNDTTPRYDEAAAKLAWNRTLEFFNKTLKGA, encoded by the coding sequence ATGGAACGAAAAATCGCCTCTGAATTCGACCAGGAACTGCTGGATCTGTACGACGATTTCGCCCACAGCCGTATTGACCGGCGGGCCTTTATGGACCGGGCATCGAAATTCGCAGTAGGCGGCATCACCGCAGCAGCCCTGCTGGAGGCCCTCAGCCCCAAGTACGTTTTCGCCGCCCAGGTGGCCAAGGACGATCCGCGCATCACCTCCAGTGATGAGGAGTATGCCTCACCCAAAGGGGCTGGAAAAATGCGCGGCCTTCTGGTGAAACCTGCCAAGGCCACGGGCAAAGTGCCCGGCATCGTTGTAGTGCATGAGAACCGCGGTCTCAATCCTTACATCGAAGATGTCGCCCGCCGACTCGGTGCCGCCGGTTTCATTGCCTTTGCCCCGGATGCTCTCTTCCCCATGGGAGGCTATCCCGGCGATGACGAGAAAGGCAAGGAGATGCAGGCCAAACGCGATGGCAAAGAAATGGTGGAGGACTTCATCGCGGCGGCCGAGTGGCTGCAAAAGAACCCTGCCACCGATGGCAAAATCGGCGTGGTCGGCTTTTGCTTTGGCGGCCTGATTTCCAATACCCTCGCCTACCGGATCCCGGATGTGATCAAGGCCGCCGTGCCTTTCTACGGCCGTCAGCCCGCCGCCGAAGAGGTGCCCAAGATCAAAGCCCCGCTCCTCCTTCACTACGCAGAACTGGACACCCGCGTAAACGAGGGCTGGCCCGCCTACGAGGAAGCGCTGAAGAAGGCCGGCGTCACCTACACTGCACACATTTATCCGAAGGCCAATCACGGCTTCCACAACGACACCACCCCCCGCTACGACGAAGCTGCAGCGAAACTCGCTTGGAACCGTACTCTGGAGTTCTTCAACAAGACGTTGAAGGGAGCTTAA
- a CDS encoding SH3 domain-containing protein has translation MKTFQVLVLACLWAVGVAGAAAAQRGQIHDPDGHSNLRGGQSSDAAVVAKVPAGEVFDFEPGEGSEWWRVTLASGKEGWMHHSRIVMHVEMADLKDGGPGDELALYGQGRGINYYKLARGAAKGDAEAMKAYFAITDTDGGAAEMHCGYFNDVVHLLGDAKWSTFLAGQPLDYRLAVRSEYVKAMEMSVFEPMGYLTRHFPKTAALLFRKEIVDWTSPDGRYAVRKVFSSAEPRENSKVERAELVLKDNGKVMADLTPDDSGEGLDREGRVLWSPDSRRLAMFCVAGQSAQTVVYQNAGASKFSRVEVSEPDLPGRADDAELKGAKKIYTHVEPLKWESPQRLILRQHEYWEGKRTDGSIHSIGRTYLVTVIVVGGTGRVEKVEVERR, from the coding sequence ATGAAGACGTTCCAGGTGTTGGTGCTGGCGTGCCTGTGGGCCGTCGGCGTGGCAGGGGCGGCGGCAGCGCAGCGGGGGCAGATCCACGATCCAGATGGTCATTCCAATCTGCGTGGCGGACAATCGTCAGACGCTGCGGTGGTCGCCAAAGTGCCTGCGGGAGAAGTTTTTGACTTCGAGCCTGGCGAGGGCTCGGAATGGTGGCGCGTGACTCTGGCGTCGGGCAAGGAGGGCTGGATGCACCACAGCCGCATCGTGATGCATGTGGAGATGGCGGACCTGAAAGACGGTGGGCCGGGTGATGAACTCGCCCTCTATGGCCAAGGGCGTGGCATCAACTACTACAAGCTGGCGCGCGGTGCCGCGAAAGGGGATGCGGAGGCGATGAAGGCCTACTTTGCCATCACCGACACGGATGGCGGCGCGGCGGAGATGCACTGCGGCTATTTCAACGATGTGGTGCATCTCCTCGGGGATGCAAAGTGGAGCACTTTCCTGGCGGGGCAACCTTTGGACTACCGGCTCGCCGTACGGAGTGAATATGTAAAAGCCATGGAGATGAGTGTGTTCGAGCCAATGGGGTATTTGACCCGGCACTTTCCAAAAACGGCGGCATTGTTGTTCCGCAAGGAGATCGTGGACTGGACGTCTCCAGATGGGAGGTACGCCGTGCGCAAGGTGTTCAGTTCTGCTGAGCCGCGTGAGAACTCGAAGGTGGAGCGAGCGGAGTTGGTGCTCAAAGATAATGGGAAAGTGATGGCGGACCTGACACCAGATGATTCTGGAGAGGGACTTGATCGTGAAGGACGGGTGCTGTGGAGTCCTGACTCGCGCCGTCTGGCGATGTTCTGCGTGGCAGGGCAGTCGGCGCAGACCGTGGTCTATCAGAATGCGGGAGCCTCAAAATTTTCCCGCGTGGAGGTGTCTGAACCGGACCTGCCCGGAAGAGCTGACGACGCCGAACTCAAAGGGGCCAAGAAAATCTACACTCATGTGGAACCTCTGAAGTGGGAATCACCCCAGCGGCTGATCTTGCGCCAGCATGAGTATTGGGAGGGCAAGCGTACGGATGGATCGATCCATTCGATCGGGCGGACCTACCTCGTGACCGTGATCGTGGTCGGTGGGACTGGCAGGGTGGAGAAGGTGGAAGTGGAGCGGCGGTGA
- a CDS encoding bleomycin resistance protein produces MSPPNLLSASPLLHVSSSEVAEIYYGTQLGFTLAWQYRPHAPAADPGYLGFERDGVRLHVSSFSGDGVAGGVASFEVRDVDALYEEFKARGVAFELPPHDQSWGNREMYLRDADGNSIRFIQPG; encoded by the coding sequence ATGTCCCCGCCGAACCTGCTTTCCGCCTCCCCACTCCTTCACGTCTCCTCTTCGGAAGTCGCGGAGATTTACTATGGCACTCAGCTCGGCTTTACCTTGGCCTGGCAGTACCGCCCCCATGCACCTGCTGCAGATCCCGGCTATCTCGGATTCGAGCGTGACGGCGTGAGACTACACGTCTCCTCCTTCTCAGGGGACGGCGTTGCGGGAGGGGTGGCGTCCTTTGAAGTGCGCGACGTTGACGCCCTCTACGAGGAGTTCAAAGCCAGGGGAGTCGCCTTCGAGCTCCCTCCCCACGATCAATCGTGGGGCAATCGCGAAATGTACCTTCGCGATGCAGATGGGAATTCGATTCGTTTTATCCAACCGGGGTGA
- a CDS encoding rhomboid family intramembrane serine protease, whose product MFILIPYEIETLQQERPWANWLIVAACSLVSLFALFGPGLDSGEFDSLVLDGFSFPGILGHVLLHGDIFHLLGNMVFLWVFGNAICTNTSNWIYLGVFTLCALMSAAVHVLMDGSPAIGASGAVNGMVGMILAMYPLNRVYLFWVFMIRGGTTSCRAWVLILAWFVFDIWGAAGGGEGVAYWAHIGGLLTGLMTGLVGLHFGWFRLTEYDNQSLLDIVRREPEK is encoded by the coding sequence ATGTTCATCTTGATCCCCTACGAGATTGAAACGTTGCAGCAAGAACGCCCTTGGGCCAACTGGCTGATCGTCGCGGCGTGTTCCCTCGTTTCTCTGTTTGCGTTGTTCGGGCCGGGGCTGGATTCTGGTGAGTTTGACTCCCTGGTTCTTGATGGTTTTTCATTTCCGGGCATCCTGGGGCATGTTTTGCTCCATGGGGATATCTTCCATCTGTTGGGGAACATGGTGTTCCTCTGGGTGTTTGGAAATGCCATCTGCACGAACACGAGCAACTGGATTTACCTTGGTGTCTTCACGCTCTGTGCGTTGATGTCGGCTGCCGTCCATGTGCTGATGGATGGCAGTCCCGCGATTGGCGCAAGTGGCGCAGTTAACGGGATGGTGGGCATGATTCTGGCCATGTATCCGCTGAACCGGGTTTACCTCTTTTGGGTCTTCATGATTCGTGGTGGCACCACGTCCTGTCGGGCCTGGGTGCTCATCCTCGCCTGGTTTGTCTTTGACATCTGGGGCGCAGCAGGAGGTGGTGAAGGTGTCGCCTATTGGGCGCACATCGGCGGCCTGTTGACCGGGCTGATGACGGGCCTGGTGGGCTTGCACTTTGGGTGGTTCCGGCTCACGGAGTATGACAATCAGTCACTCCTGGACATCGTCCGTCGGGAGCCGGAAAAGTGA
- a CDS encoding type III secretion system chaperone: MSSLQTAQSLIEQFSHSVGLPGLALDAEGSLSLRVGEGQLVQVAHDPSTGELILSAQVHPDANELPPAALRRMLVTNVKLHAESGPAFAIAPDDGTVVLEHHLSLANLEYSQLEAAWTLFLDQVERASAKLAQLTDSHTAAAYDGEPLSSEQFFVVRA; the protein is encoded by the coding sequence ATGTCGTCCCTTCAAACCGCCCAATCACTGATCGAACAGTTCTCCCACTCCGTGGGCTTGCCCGGCCTGGCTCTGGATGCCGAGGGCAGCTTGAGCCTCCGCGTGGGCGAAGGCCAGCTGGTGCAGGTCGCCCACGATCCGTCCACTGGTGAACTGATTCTCAGTGCGCAGGTTCATCCGGATGCGAACGAACTCCCGCCCGCCGCGCTCCGTCGGATGTTGGTCACCAATGTCAAACTCCATGCCGAATCCGGCCCCGCCTTCGCCATTGCCCCAGATGACGGCACCGTGGTTCTAGAACATCACCTCTCACTCGCGAACCTGGAATACAGCCAGTTGGAGGCCGCCTGGACCTTGTTCCTGGACCAAGTGGAGAGAGCCAGCGCCAAACTCGCCCAGCTGACGGACTCCCACACCGCTGCGGCATACGACGGCGAACCTCTGAGCAGCGAGCAATTCTTCGTGGTGAGGGCTTGA